From one Gossypium hirsutum isolate 1008001.06 chromosome D08, Gossypium_hirsutum_v2.1, whole genome shotgun sequence genomic stretch:
- the LOC107915936 gene encoding cyclin-U4-1, whose amino-acid sequence MAELDNPNVMSNLITFLSSLIQKVAESNDLNCGFQAQKISVFHGLTRPTISIQSYLHRIYKYANCSRSCFIVAYVYLDRFAQRQPSLPINSFNVHRLLITSVKKCVMVAAKFMDDMYYNNAFYAKVGGISTTEMNFLEVDFFFGLGFHLNVNPKTFHTYYSYLQRQMMMMLQPPPPSTAPESSIESTLKVHLCFSDEESTSHQKEQVAI is encoded by the exons ATGGCAGAGCTAGACAACCCAAATGTGATGTCAAATCTCATAACTTTCTTGTCTTCTCTCATCCAAAAAGTGGCTGAATCCAACGATCTAAACTGTGGGTTCCAGGCTCAGAAGATTTCAGTTTTTCATGGCCTAACACGCCCAACCATCTCCATTCAAAGCTACCTCCACAGAATTTACAAGTACGCCAATTGCAGCCGCTCTTGCTTTATTGTTGCTTATGTTTATCTTGATCGGTTTGCTCAAAGGCAACCCTCCTTGCCCATCAATTCTTTCAACGTTCATCGCTTGCTTATTACGagtgttaagaaatg TGTGATGGTTGCTGCAAAGTTCATGGATGATAT GTATTACAACAATGCTTTCTATGCAAAAGTAGGAGGAATCAGTACAACAGAAATGAACTTCCTTGaagtggattttttttttgggttgggATTCCATTTAAATGTAAACCCCAAAACCTTTCACACCTACTATTCCTACCTGCAAAGacagatgatgatgatgttgcaaCCTCCACCACCAAGTACTGCACCAGAATCCTCTATAGAGTCCACATTGAAAGTCCATTTGTGCTTTAGTGATGAGGAATCCACATCTCATCAAAAGGAACAAGTAGCTATTTAA